TGCAGTTTCCTCCGAAAATTTTACCCGAACATTTTTCTATGGATAACTTCAAAGAGTTATTTGGCGCTTTTAACTTTATCGTATATTTGAAAAATACGTTAATCGTTGTAGCCTTTTCGTTTTTAGGAATGTTCTTTAATGCGATGGCAGGATTTGGTTTTGCCAAATATAACTTTAAAGGGCGCGAACCTTTGTTTTACTTAGTTTTGGCTACTATGATGATTCCTGGTCAAGTAACCATGATTCCGGTCTACCTAATTATGAACTCTTTAAAATTAACCAATACTATGGCAGGGATTATTTTGCCGGGGTTGGTGGGAGCGTATGGTATTTTCTTATTCCGTCAATTTGCTTCAGCTATTTCAAATGAACTTTTAGAAGCTGCTCGCTTAGATGGCGCAAGTGAATGGTATATCTTCACCAGAATTGTGTTACCTATTTCCAAACCTGTTTTGGCAGTCCAAGGAATCGCCACATTTATCGGTGGTTGGAATTCATTCTTATGGCCATTAATTATGGCAAACGACGAAAAATATTATACCTTATCAGTTGGTTTGCAATTACTAAAAGGGCAATATGCCAATAATTACTCCCTACAAATGGCCGGTTCAACTTTCATGGTTGTCCCAATTTTAATCATCTTCATGTTCTTACAAAAATATATCTTGGAAGGCTACAACGTTTCAGGAAATAAATAAAAAATGCACCAGCTAAAGGAGGATGCAGCAATGGAACAGGCAAAATTAACTGCATTGGTACAAGAAATGACATTGGCTGAAAAAGTCGATCAGCTTTTACAATTGGCTGCCGATTTTTACTCACAGGCCGCCGAAGAAAAAACTGGTCCCATGACTGAAATGGGCTTAACTGATGAAAATATTCAAAATGCCGGTACGATTTTAGGCTTATCAGGAGCAAGTGAAGCCAAACGCATTCAAAAAGAATACATGGAAAAAAATCGATTAGGTATTCCTACCTTGTTAATGGCTGATATCATCCACGGTTTTCGAACGATTTTTCCAATTCCATTAGGTATTGGGAGTAGTTGGGATTTAGCGGCAGCAGAAGAAATGGCGCAAGTTTCCGCCAAAGAAGCCGCGGTTTCTGGTTTACACGTGACCTTTTCTCCGATGGTTGATTTGGTTCGCGATCCACGTTGGGGTCGCGTGATGGAATCGACAGGCGAAGATCCTTACTTGAACGCTCGTTTTGCAGAAAGCTTTGTGAAAGGCTATCAAGGCAATGATTTAAAAAATGATTTCACGCGCGTAGCTGCTTGTGTCAAACACTTTGCAGCATACGGGGCTGCTTTAGCTGGTCGGGATTACAATACAGTCAATATGTCTGAAAGACAGTTGCGGGAAAGTTATTTGCCAGGTTATAAAGCTGCATTAGATGCAGGAGCTAAATTAGTAATGACTTCCTTTAATACCGTTGACGGCATTCCTGCTACAGGAAATAAGTGGTTATTCAGAGAAGTTTTGCGTAAAGAATACGATTTTGATGGTGTGGTGATTTCAGACTGGGGTGCGGTAAAAGAATTGATTCCCCATGGAGTTGCCGCAGATGAAAAGCAAGCTGCCCAACTAGCCATTGAAGCGGGCGTCGATATTGAAATGATGACGACTTGTTATACGCAATATTTAGCCGAATTAATTGAAGAAGGCAGTGTCGATGAAGCGTTATTGGACGAAGCAGTTTTACGTATTTTAGAATTGAAAAACGACTTAGGATTGTTTGAAAATCCATATCGTGGTGCAAGTGTGGAAGCCGAAAAAGTAATTTTATCACCAGCACACCGCCAATCTGCCCGCGAAATTGCGCAAAAATCAATTGTTTTGTTAAAAAATGAAGAAAATATCTTACCGCTAAATGCTGCTGAAACGATCGCAATTATTGGACCAGCGGCTGGAAGCCAAGATGTTTTAGGAGCTTGGTCTTGGCAAGGGAAAATGTCAGAAGCAGTCTCTCTTTTAGCAGGTGCCAAAGAATATAGTGAACATTTGTTGGTCGCCAAAGAAGAATTTGATTACTTTAATCCAAGTGACGAAGCAATTAATGAAGCCATTTTACTCGCGGCAAAAGCCGACAAAGTTGTTTTAGCTTTAGGAGAAACAGAGTGGATGAGTGGGGAAGCGGCTAGCCGTAGTGATATTACGCTACCACCGGCACAAATTGCCTTGTTTGAAGATATCAAAAAAGTAAATGCCAACATTATTGTAACGTTATACAATGGTCGCCCGCTAGATTTGAATGGTATTGGAGAAGCCAAAGCCATTGTGGAAGCGTGGTTTGCCGGAACAGAAGCAGGCAATGCCTTAGCTGATATTTTATGGGGAGCTTATAATCCGACTGCGCGACTTTCCATGTCATTTCCAGAAAATGTTGGTCAAGTCCCAATTTTTTACAATTGTGATAATACGGGGCGTCCCTATGAGAGTGCACCGAATGAAAAATATGTTTCAAAATATTTGGATGTCTCTAATTATGCGAAATATCCTTTTGGTTTTGGCTTAAGTTATAGCCAATTTTCTTACCAAGACGTCGTGATTGACCAGACAGAGTTAACACCAGAAAACGAAATTCTAGTTACAGTGACAATCACAAATGAAAGTGAACGAGCAGGCAAAGAAACGGTACAATTGTACATTCAAGATTTAGTCGGAGAAGTTGTCCGTCCAATAAAAGAATTAAAAGCTTTCCAACAAGTTGATTTAAAAGGCAGAGAAAGTCGCAAAGTTTCCTTTACCATTACAGAAGACATGCTGCGTTATGTTCACTCAAATCAACAAACTACAAGTGATAGTGGTGCCTTTTTAGCAATGGTGGGGCCAAACAGTCGTGATGTAACAGCAGTAAAATTTAATTTAGTGAAGTAGGGAGTCAAAACGATGAAGCAAATCATTTTAAAAGGTAAAGACGTCCAAGCGGCGTTTTTACCTACGGGGGATTTATACGCACTGACGAGTAATGAAATTATGATTAATCAATTAAACGGCAATGCCTTAGACGGCAGTGTCAACCAAATTTATTTACGAATCTTTGGTGAAAAAATTACGGCTATCCCTTTAATTGGTTCAAATACTAACAGCACGTTTGCACAAAGTGAAAACGGCGTAACGTGGCAAGGTAGTGTTGAAGGAATTTCTTATCAAGTAGATTTTACTTTAAGTCAAAAAGATATTTGGTTTTGGAGCGTAACGGTAAAAGGTGAAGGACAAGTTGTCGATATCGTTTTTGGCCAAGATTTGGGGAATGCCGCCAAAGGTGCAGTGCAATCCAATGAAGCTTATATGTCCCAATATGTTGACCACAAAGTAACACAACAAGAAAATGGTTATGTAATTACTTCCCGTCAAAATCAACCACAAGGCGGAGAATTTCCCGTCGTTGAACATGGGAGTTTAACGAAAAACCGTGGCTTTTTAACAGATGGTTATCAATTCTTTGGTACTAGCTTCAAAACAACCGCAGTACCGCAAGCTTTAACCATTGATCAATTTGAAAATGAAGTGTATCAATATGAGTTTGCTTATCCGGTATTACAATCTGAAAAGATGACGTTACAAGGCACAGATTCTGCCATTTTTTATGGTGGTTTCCAAAAAAATCAGCCAGAAGCTATAAAGACGGCGATTTTTTCCAAAGATGAAGTAGAAGCTGCTTACGTTAAGCCAACCATTTTAGCTTCTATACCAGAAAAAATTAACGCTAAAAAATTGGGAGCACCTTTAACGGGGCGTAAATTAACGACAGCTGAAATTGACGTGCTCTTTCCGGAAAAAGAACAAGTTGAAACAGATGAGACAGAAGTATTATCTTTTTTCACACCTAATTATCATCATGTCGTTTTACAAGCAAAAGAAGAACAAATGGAACGGACTACCGGTCATATTTTATTAAGTGGCACGGACTTAACTGTTGATAAACCACTTTTAGCAACCACAGCTTATATGTACGGAATTTTCAATTCACAAGTGGTACTAGGCAACACTTCTATGAATAAATTGATGAGCAATAGTCGTAACAGTTTAAATGTTTTAAAACATTCTGGTCAGCGTTTGTACGTTAAAGTTGACGAAAATTGGCGTATTTTGACGATGCCTTCTGCTTTTGAAATGGGCTTAAATTCGGCTACGTGGTATTACCAATTAGAGGACGATTTATTGACGATTACGACTTATACACTAGCTGATGGTCGTGAAATTCGTTTGAATTGCCACAGTGGGATTGGGAAAAATTATACTTTTGCTTTAACGAGCCATCTGTTGATGGGCGCTACAGAAACACCGACTTATCAAATGACGCAAAATGGCAACCAAATGACGATTAAACCAGCAGCAGACTCACCAGTAAACAGTGAATATCCAGAGTTAACTTATTATATGACAATGGATACCGAATTTACTGTGACAGATGAACGTCTCTTTGGGGTAGAATCTTCTGACTTGCAAGTTGTAGTTTTAGAAGCTGTGTCAGGTTTTGAAAGTAGTATTCAAGGGACATTGACTGGCGCTGATTTTGTTGCAACCCAAACCGATTTGATTGCAGAAGATGAAGCGTATGTGACGTTTATTGACAGCTTGTTACACAATTTTAAATTGGAACATGAAACAGTGGACGTTAGCAGTATGAATTATTTGAGTCGCTGGTATGTTCACAATATGCTCGTTCATTATTTATCTCCGCATG
The genomic region above belongs to Enterococcus saigonensis and contains:
- a CDS encoding carbohydrate ABC transporter permease; this translates as MTKEMQSNRRAKIAIGIALAIGAIIWMIPFVWMILSSFKTDAEIMQFPPKILPEHFSMDNFKELFGAFNFIVYLKNTLIVVAFSFLGMFFNAMAGFGFAKYNFKGREPLFYLVLATMMIPGQVTMIPVYLIMNSLKLTNTMAGIILPGLVGAYGIFLFRQFASAISNELLEAARLDGASEWYIFTRIVLPISKPVLAVQGIATFIGGWNSFLWPLIMANDEKYYTLSVGLQLLKGQYANNYSLQMAGSTFMVVPILIIFMFLQKYILEGYNVSGNK
- a CDS encoding glycoside hydrolase family 3 N-terminal domain-containing protein — translated: MEQAKLTALVQEMTLAEKVDQLLQLAADFYSQAAEEKTGPMTEMGLTDENIQNAGTILGLSGASEAKRIQKEYMEKNRLGIPTLLMADIIHGFRTIFPIPLGIGSSWDLAAAEEMAQVSAKEAAVSGLHVTFSPMVDLVRDPRWGRVMESTGEDPYLNARFAESFVKGYQGNDLKNDFTRVAACVKHFAAYGAALAGRDYNTVNMSERQLRESYLPGYKAALDAGAKLVMTSFNTVDGIPATGNKWLFREVLRKEYDFDGVVISDWGAVKELIPHGVAADEKQAAQLAIEAGVDIEMMTTCYTQYLAELIEEGSVDEALLDEAVLRILELKNDLGLFENPYRGASVEAEKVILSPAHRQSAREIAQKSIVLLKNEENILPLNAAETIAIIGPAAGSQDVLGAWSWQGKMSEAVSLLAGAKEYSEHLLVAKEEFDYFNPSDEAINEAILLAAKADKVVLALGETEWMSGEAASRSDITLPPAQIALFEDIKKVNANIIVTLYNGRPLDLNGIGEAKAIVEAWFAGTEAGNALADILWGAYNPTARLSMSFPENVGQVPIFYNCDNTGRPYESAPNEKYVSKYLDVSNYAKYPFGFGLSYSQFSYQDVVIDQTELTPENEILVTVTITNESERAGKETVQLYIQDLVGEVVRPIKELKAFQQVDLKGRESRKVSFTITEDMLRYVHSNQQTTSDSGAFLAMVGPNSRDVTAVKFNLVK
- a CDS encoding GH36-type glycosyl hydrolase domain-containing protein, translated to MKQIILKGKDVQAAFLPTGDLYALTSNEIMINQLNGNALDGSVNQIYLRIFGEKITAIPLIGSNTNSTFAQSENGVTWQGSVEGISYQVDFTLSQKDIWFWSVTVKGEGQVVDIVFGQDLGNAAKGAVQSNEAYMSQYVDHKVTQQENGYVITSRQNQPQGGEFPVVEHGSLTKNRGFLTDGYQFFGTSFKTTAVPQALTIDQFENEVYQYEFAYPVLQSEKMTLQGTDSAIFYGGFQKNQPEAIKTAIFSKDEVEAAYVKPTILASIPEKINAKKLGAPLTGRKLTTAEIDVLFPEKEQVETDETEVLSFFTPNYHHVVLQAKEEQMERTTGHILLSGTDLTVDKPLLATTAYMYGIFNSQVVLGNTSMNKLMSNSRNSLNVLKHSGQRLYVKVDENWRILTMPSAFEMGLNSATWYYQLEDDLLTITTYTLADGREIRLNCHSGIGKNYTFALTSHLLMGATETPTYQMTQNGNQMTIKPAADSPVNSEYPELTYYMTMDTEFTVTDERLFGVESSDLQVVVLEAVSGFESSIQGTLTGADFVATQTDLIAEDEAYVTFIDSLLHNFKLEHETVDVSSMNYLSRWYVHNMLVHYLSPHGLEQYGGAAWGTRDVSQGPTEFFFAVNRLEVVKDIIKKVYANQFDDDGNWPQWFMFDRYETQKADESHGDVIVWPMKIVADYLAKTADHSILQEELPYTRRSDFHKTAERYTLFDHLKKEIQYIEENFLAGTYLSCYGDGDWDDTLQPYDSRLKKHMASSWTVALTYQVLNKLSAVLAPVDKDYSDHLAQLVLGIKADFNKYMLATDVIPGFVYMEEDGTPELMIHPTDKKTGIQYRLLPMTRSMIAELLTPKQAQDHLAVIKENLQFPDGVRLMNRPAQYAGGVSTNFKRAEQAANFGREIGLQYVHAHIRFTEAMAKLGKADETWRALQTINPINLKERVKNAKLRQANVYFSSSDGDFKTRYEAQENFGKLRDGSVDVKGGWRIYSSGPGIYLNQLLTNVLGLREDSETIVLDPVLPPELEGLKVNYVLDNAPVTITFYAVAENERKVVINDKVVETKLEANPYRTGGFVINKKDFKEYMKQGNQIAIYC